The Haloplasma contractile SSD-17B genome has a segment encoding these proteins:
- a CDS encoding riboflavin synthase, whose amino-acid sequence MFTGLVEEIGTIQSIEKSTKSARINIKANTVLDGVKLGDSIATNGVCLTVTNFSNNQFSVDVMAETMRSSNLYRLTTGDEVNLERAMQVGDRLGGHIVSGHIDGIGTITKFTPEDNAVWCTIKTSQDILKYIIHKGSIAIDGVSLTVSYVDDEVFKVSIIPHTKQVTTILRKQEGQIVNLECDMIGKYVEKLLKPQTEKKEKKDISLEFLSKNGFM is encoded by the coding sequence ATGTTTACTGGATTAGTAGAAGAGATTGGAACCATACAATCGATTGAAAAATCAACCAAGTCAGCTAGAATTAATATAAAAGCTAATACCGTATTAGATGGAGTAAAGCTAGGTGATAGCATCGCTACGAATGGTGTTTGCTTAACCGTTACAAACTTTTCAAACAATCAATTCTCAGTTGATGTCATGGCTGAAACGATGAGAAGCAGTAATTTATACCGATTAACAACGGGTGATGAAGTGAACTTAGAACGAGCAATGCAAGTTGGTGACCGACTAGGTGGACATATAGTAAGTGGCCACATCGATGGAATTGGAACCATTACTAAGTTTACTCCTGAAGACAATGCAGTATGGTGTACAATAAAGACATCTCAGGATATCCTTAAATACATCATTCACAAGGGTTCAATTGCAATTGATGGTGTCAGTTTAACCGTGAGTTATGTTGATGATGAAGTATTTAAAGTTTCGATTATTCCCCATACCAAACAAGTCACAACGATTCTCAGAAAACAAGAAGGTCAAATTGTAAACTTAGAGTGTGATATGATCGGTAAATATGTTGAAAAATTATTGAAACCACAAACAGAGAAAAAAGAAAAAAAGGACATAAGTTTGGAATTTCTTAGCAAGAATGGATTCATGTAA